The following DNA comes from Acidimicrobiia bacterium.
AGGTATACGCGGCGTCGGTGGAGCGCGGCTTGGCCTCGGTCCCGACGGCGGAGACCGTCCCCGTTCTGTTCGAAGCGAGGTATCAGCCGCGCTCGGCGTACGCGGTCAGCAAGCATGTCGGCGAGCAGCTGGCTCACGCCTTCCGCCATCAGCACGGCCTCCAGGTGGTGGCTTGCCGTTTTCACAACGTCTACGGGCCGCGTATGGGCCACGACCACGTCATCCCCCAGCTCGTAGCCCGGATCCTGGACCGGGTGGATCCGTTCCCCGTGTACGGCGACCAGCGACGGTCATACTGCTATGTCGACGATGCGCTCAACATGCTCCTCCAGCTCCGCGACGTTCCGAACCCGCCTGTTGTAGTAAACATCGGCAACGGCGACGAAGAGATCTCCGCTGCGGATCTCGCTCGCCGCTTGTTTGTGGTTGCAGGGTGGTCGGCATCGGTCGAGGTGCACCCGGCGCCGCCCGGGTCGCCCGATCGGCGCTGCCCCGACATCGGGCTTGCTGCAGAGCTGACGGGCCTTAGGCCGGCCTGGCCCCTCGACAAGGGTCTCGAAGAGACATTCGCCTGGTATCGGCACGAAGCGGGAGCGCCTGCATGAAGGTGCTCATCGGCACCGCGGGCTACGGGACCATCCGGTCGGGCGCCGACCGGATGGTCGGCGACTTGGCACGCTTTCTTGCGGCGCGAGGGAACAGGGTTCTCGTCGCCTGCCGCAACGGAACAGTACTGCACTTGGACCTCGAGGCCACCGCGGTCGAGTGGGTCGAGGGCACGGCCGTCGACTGCGCTGAGGCCGGTCTAGCGTGGCAGCCAGACGTCTGGCATCTGCTCGACCTCGCCCACGCCCGCTTCCTCGATGCCATGTTGGAGGTCGGACGGTCGTTGGTAGTGCCGGTCGTGGTGACGCCTGCATCGGATCCGGCAGTGTGGGACGACGAGAACGCCGCGTGCCGGGTCCTCGGCCGCGCCGATCGGGTGCTGGCGCTCACCCGGGCGGAGGCGGCAGCCGTCAGCCAGCTGTGCCAACCGGCCTCGGAGCCGCAGATCATCAGCCAGGCGGTCGCCCTTACCGGCACCGGTGACGCCGCCGCCTTCCGCCGCCGGCACGGCCTGAGCGGCCCGATCGTCCTCTTCGTGGGCCGCAAGATCGAATCGAAGGGATACCAGGTAATGCTGGCGGCTGCCAGCCGCCTGGCCGAGACGCGCCCGGACGTGACGGTCTGCCTCCTGGGTTCGCGGGCCGGCGAGGGGCGCGGCGCGAGATCCGGCAACGTGCTCGACCTCGACGACGTTACCGAGTCGGAGAAGAACGACGCATTCGCAGCGGCGGCGCTCTTCTGCCTCCCGAGCGTTGCCGATGTATACCCTTTAACCGTGGTGGAGGCCCGACTCAGCGGCGTTCCCATCGTCGTCGGGCCCTTCCCCGGCGCCGAGGAGGTGGTGCGCCACCAGGTCGACGGCCTCATCGTGCCGGCCAACCACGAGGCCGTTGCCGCCGCCGTTGACTCGTTGCTCGCCGATCCAGCGGCTGCCCGCGCCATGGCGGCGGCGGGACTCGCCCGGGCCAGGGAGGAGCACGCTCCCGAGCGGGTCGGTCGCGAGGTGCTGGCGGCCTACCAGGAGCTAGGCGGCCGGGCGCGCGAGTCAGCCGAGCCATGAGGGCCATCATGCTTGCCGGCGGCCGCGCCACCCGGCTCGAATCGCTCTCTCCGACTGTCCCGAAGGCATTGACGCCGATTATCGGGCACCTACTTCTCGACATCCTGCTCTCCCAGCTGTGTGAGGCCGGATATGACCACGTCACCCTCTGCGTGGGCCATCTCGAGGAAGTGGTGCGTGCCCACGTCGGGGACGGGTCGAGGGCGGGCGTGGCCGTCGACTACGTAAACGACCACGGGAGGCTCGGCACGGCGGGTCCGCTCCAGCTGGTCGATGCCTGGGAGGAGCCCGCTCTGGTGCTTAACGCCGATCTCCTCACCGACCTAGCATTCGGAGAAATGGCAGCCAGGCACGCGGCAAGCGGGGCCGCGATTACCCTGGCCGTGCGCGAGTACGTCACGCACCTTGACGTTGGCGTCGTCCAATGCGACGGCGACGGGGGGGTCGTCGCAATCGTGGAGAAGCCCGAGTTGCGCCAGCTCCTCACTTTGGGCATTTACATGATCGACCCCGAGGTACGCTCCCACCTGCGCCCCGCCCAGCGAACGGACATGCCGGAGCTTGTCAATAGGGTGATCGAGTCTGGTGGCCACGTCCGGACCTTCGTCCATAGCGGCCGCTGGCATGACATCGGCACGCCCGCCGGCCTCGGCGCCGCGGAGGACACGCTGGGCGCTTGCCCGGCGGCGTTCGGCGTCACGGAGCGGACCGGGCCATGAGCGACCTAGGCAGCGCAGCGCCCCCCCTGCTGGGTTTCAATTACCACCCGTCGTCTGGCGGTTGCCGCTATTGGACCCGGTTTCGCGCGGACGAGATCCGAGCCGACTTCGAGGCCATGGGCGCGGAGGGGTGGAACGTCGTTCGGTTCTTCGTCTTCTGGGCCGACTTCGAGCCGGAGGTGGGCCGCTACAACGAGGAGGCATTCGCCCATCTCGGCCAGATGGCCAGCATGGCGGCATCGGCCGGCCTACGGTGCATCCCTTCCATCCTCACGCTCTGGATGAACGGCCAATTGCTCGACCTCCCGTGGCGCGGAGGCCGGGACTTGATCGCCGACCCAGAAGTGCGGACCCGTGCCCGGGAGCTCGCCCGTCGCGTAGCGGCGACGCTCGGACCCGTCGGCAACGTAGCCTACTACGACCTCGGTGACGAGCTCCCTAACGTTCTGCCGGCACGGCGCGCTGAGCCGGACGCCGTCCGCGCCTGGTACGCGGAGATGGCCGACGCGATACGCTCGGCCGATCCAGGAGCTCTTGTCATCCAGGCGAACGAGGCGGCGGTGCTCGACGCGGCGCCGGCCTTCGGCCCGCCCACGCAGCAGGGCGTGCTCGACGCGGTGGCGCTGCACGGGTTCCCCCTCTGGTCGCGGCTTGGCATCACAGGCGCCGACGTCTACGCCGCCAGCGTCTACCCAGCATTCCTGGCCGCCGTCGCCTCTGCGTTCGGCCCCGCCCTCGTCGACGAGTTCGGCACATACGGAATGATGGCCGACGCGGCCGCCCGCCATGTCGGCGCGGCGGCGGCGAGCGTTCTGGCAAGGGGCGTTCAGGGGCTGGTCTCTTGGTGTTGGAAGGACATCACGTCCGATGAGTGGCCTTACATCCGACGGCCGGGGGAACGCGACGCCGGTTTCCGAACCGCTGACGGCGTTGCCAAGCCGGCATACGCAGCCCTGCGGCACGCTATCCAGTCAGCTGCTGCGCCGAGCTTCCACGCCGCCTCTCCGCAGGTCGGGATCGCCCTCGGGGCCGATGGCCGGTTGGCGAGCGCTCCCGCGTCGCTCTTCGGCTGCTATCTCGCTCTCCTCGCCTCGCATCACCGGCCGGCCTTTTTCACCGGCCTGGCGCACCTCGACCCTGAGCGATTCCCCTTCGTCGCGTGGCCCGGAGTTCGGTCGTTGCATCTGGATGAGTTGGAGGCTCTAGAGGCATATGCCGCGGCTGGCGGCGTGGCGCTTGTCTCTTCCCGCGCTCCCGCGCCCGGCACGGGGGGCGAGGGCCTTTTCGGGCTCGACGTGGACGGCTTCGGTACCGATCCAGATGCCCGGCCCATCATCGAGCTTCCGGGTGGAACGGTGCACCTCGGCCCCGTTCCCGAGGACGCCCTGCCCTATCCGATTGTTCGGGTCGACACCGCCGAGGTGCTTGGCCGGTTTGAGGCAGGTGATCCCGCGGTCACGGTGAAACGCCACGGCGACGGCTGCCTCTACTTCGTGAACGCGCCGTGCGAGGCGACGGCACCGGTGGGCGCCATCGGGGCGCCAGCGCCCGCCGAGCTGTACCGGCAGCTGCTGGCGTACGCAGGTTTCGACTCCGGGATTCGGGCGCCTGCTGGGGTGGAGGTGATCGTCGGGTGCGACGGCTCAGCCGTCGCCATCAACCACTTTCCGAAGCCGGTGGCCGGCGAGCTGAGCTTCTTGAGCACCTCCCTTCACGTATCCTTGGAGGCGAAGGAGGTCGCCCGGGTCGGAGGTGCTGTACCGTGACGGCAACGCAGCGCTCGCGGGTGGCCGAGGTGTGCAGGATGCGCGCTCTGGAGGCCGCTGGGTCCTCCGTCAGAGTGTGGTATCTGCCCGGAGCAGCGCAGCCCGCCTCCCTCCAGAAGGGTGCCGACCTTCGCCATGCCGCGATCGCAGCGGTCCTGGCGTCCGCTCTGGACCCTAACTCGGACGACACGGTGATCGACCATAGGTGCGCGTCGTGCGGAGGCTCCGACCACGGCCAACCCACCCTCCGAGGGCGCGGGGAGCTGGCGGTAAGCATCGCACGGGGAGGCGGCGACTTGGTCGTCGCCCTGGCCGAATCACCCGTGGGCATCGACATGGAGCCGCCGAACTCAGCGGATGCCGTCCTCGAGGTGGCACCGCGGATCATGACCGATGTGGAGTGGCGGTCGCTCGAGGTTCTTCCCGCGGCGGACAGGGCACGCCGGGCGCTGGTGCTGTGGACGGCCAAGGAAGCGGCGCTTAAGGCGGCAGGCACCGGGCTGCCGGGAGGGCTGGCCAACGTCGAGTGCGAAGTGGTCGAAGGACGGCTGGTGGCAGTTCGGTTGCTCGGGCCGCTGCGCCATCTCCAGCGAGAGCAGTGGCGGGCCCGCACTACCACGGGCTGCCGCGGGGTCGTGACCACGGTTGTGCTCGGCCAGGGGCCGCCACGCCGGGGAGATTGGCGATGAGGGCGGTCCGGCTAATGGCGCCCGGCCACGTCGTTGTCGACCGCGATGCTCCGGAACCGGAGCTGCGCGACGCCGGCGACTGCATCATCGAGGTCGATGTCGCCGGCATATGTGGCACGGATCTTCACCCGTACCGCGGGCACATCGCCAACTTCACGCCCCGCACGATCATGGGTCACGAATTCGTCGGCCGGATCGTCGCCGCCGGGAGCGGCGTGGAGCGGCGGCGGCTCGGTGAGCTGGTCGTGGTGTCCGACCTGGTCGCTTGTGGCGCCTGCGCGTACTGTGCGGCCGACCAGCATTACCAGTGCCGCGAGGTGCAACTGTTCGGCTACGGCGACGTGGTCGGCGCCTACCTCCCGGGTGGTCAGGCGGAGCGGGTGCGGGTGCCCCGCGCCGACCTTGCCACGTTCCCCGTGCCCGAAGGCCTCTCGCCCCGGTCAGCCGTGTTCGCCGCCGATGTCCTCACGACCGCGTTCGCCGCGGTCGAATTTGCCGCGGGCGAGCGGAGCGGCAGCCTGGCGGTCGTTGGGTGCGGCCCCGTTGGCCTAGCCGTCGTGCTGTGTGGCCTGTGGAAGGGGTTCGAACGAATCGTGGCGATCGACACTGACGCGTCCCGTCGGGTTGCGGCATCCCGTCTTGGCGCCACGGGGGTGGCCGCCGATGCCGACGAGGCCGCCGAGCTGCTGCCGACCCGCGGCGCCCACGCCGTCGTGGAGGCCGTGGGCGCGAGCCAGGCCCTGGCCACGGCTGTGGAGATCGCCGGGCCTCGAGCCTGGATCTCCAGCGTGGGCGCGCCGCACGGAACCGGGGCTTCGCTGCCCGCTGAGACCGCCTTCGGACGGGAGCTGACCCTCCGGTTTATCGTCGGCAATCCCCTCGCCCTTGCTCCCCGCGTCCTCAGCCTGATGGCCAGCGGTGAGCTCGACCCCGCTCCGATCGTGAGCCACGTCTTGGCCCTCGACGACGCCCCTGCCGGCTACGCCGCGTTCGACCGACGGGGCGCTGTCAAGGTCTTGCTCGAGCCATGACCGCCCTCGCCTCGGCAGAAGTCGCCTCGCTGATGGCCGAAGTGCTCAAGCTGAAAGACTTCGCCGTCGAGGATGACTTCCTCACCTCCGGCGGCGACTCATTGCGAGTCGTCCAGCTCGCAGTACGGATTGCGGAGCGGCTCGGCGACCCGATCGACGCGCGGGGCTTCGCCGCCCTTGTCACCGGCATCTTCGACCGACGCACTGCAGCGAGCATCGCACCGCTCACCGGCGAACTGACCGCCGCGCCGGTGGCCGCCGCGCCCCAGCCGTCCGAGCCGGCAACCCTCTCGGCCCAACAGCACCAGATTTGGATCCACCGGCGCGCCAACCCGGACTCCGCCGCATACAACGTAGTCAACGTTTTCGACTTGGTTGGTCCGGTGGACTCCGGATCCCTTGAGACTGCCCTTCGGTCCGTTGCGGGGCGCCACCCGGCGCTGTTGACGGCGCTGGACACGCATGCCGGCCTGCCGGCGACGTCGCGTCACGACCCGGAGGGTATCTCCGTGGTCGTAGCGCCGCGGGCATCGGGCGAGGCTGCCGCGTTCGCCACAGTCGACACGATCGCCGCGACCCCGTTCTCCTTCGGGGAGCTGCCGATACGCTGCCACCTCGTGCCCTACGGATCGGGTGAGGCCCACCTGCTGATGTTTGTCATCGACCATGCGAGTTGCGACGGGTGGTCGATGCCGATCTTCTACCGCGAGCTCAGCGTCCTTTATGGCGGCGCCCGGCTTCCCGATCCTCCGCCGACCCCTGCCGCCGTCAGGCATGCCGGCGACGCCGCCGAATGGGCAGACCGGCTGCGACCCATCCCCCCGCCTCTGGATCTCGACCCGACTGTCAGCCGAGGGGTTCGCGACTTCGCGGGCGCCGTCCACTACACGATGCTGGCACCGGATCTGGTCGACCAGCTGCGAGCGTGGCTAGCCGCGCGGTCGGCCACCCTCTTCATGGGGCTCATGACATGCTTCCAGCTCGCGCTCAGTGACCTCACCGGTCGGTCCCGGTTCCTGCTCGGCGTGCCCGTAGCCAATCGCGGTGGCCAGCACTCCGAACGCGCCGTCGCTTACCTCGCCAACACGATGGTGCTGCAGGCCGTTGTCGAGGACAGCTCCAATTACGCGGGACTGCTGGGCACGGTCCGCGCCAACGTTATCGACGGCCTGGTCCACCAGTCCGCGCCCTTCATGGACCTAGTCGAGGAGCTACGCCCGCCGCGCGACCCGACCCGAACCCCGCTGATCGACGTATTGTTTGTCATGCAGAACTCGGCTCCCGTGGCCTTGGAACTTGCCGGATGCTCGGTTACGCAGCGGCGCTTCGACAACGGCACGGCCAAGTTCGACCTGACCCTTGAGGCTCATGAGACCGGGGGCGGCGTCGGTCTCCGCTGGGAGCGCGCCGCGGCGCTGTCACCAGCGATCGTAGATAGCGTCATCGCTCGCTTCGAGCGGCACGCCACGGCGATGGCGGCCGACCTACCTCGGCTGCGCCCGCCAAAACAACCGCCGCGCCCCGGGCCCCCGCAAGACCGTTCCATCGGAGCCGCCTTCGCCCGGGTCGCTAGCGAAAGGGCGGATCAGGCGGCGCTCGTGACCGACAACGGGACCACGACGTTCGCCGAGTTGCACCTTCAAGCGGCGGCCGTGGCGGAGAAGCTCCTGCAACAAGGGCTCGGACCCGGCAGCCGGATCGGGGTTCTCCACGAGCGAACCCCTGAATGGGTCGCCGCTGCGATCGGCACCTGGTTGGCCGGCGGCATCTACGTTCCGCTCGATCCTGCGCTGCCCGACGGCGCGCTGAAGCGGATGATTTCGGCCGGAGGGGTCGCCCATGTGGTCGCATCAGCGGCCGCCGCCGAGCGGGCGGCGGGACTCGGCCCACCCGTGAGCCTGACAGGCGAGATCCAGGCGCTTCCCCCCGGATCCAAGCTGATGCCACCGCTGGAAGCCGGTCCGGCCGGTCCCGCATATGTCGTGTTCACCTCCGGCTCCACAGGGGCTGCGCGAGGCGTGATCGGTCACCATGCCGGCCTGCTCAACCGCATTGCCTGGATGCACAACGGATGGCCGGTCGCAGAAGGCGAGCTTGGATGTCTGAGAACTGGGATCGGTTTCATTGATTCGCTCACCGAGCTGCTCGGCCCCATGCTCGCCGGCCGGCCCAGCCTGGTCGTCCCCGATTCGGCGGGTCGGGCCGCTACGGAGCTGCTTGAGCTGCTTCGCCGCCACAAAGTGTCCCGGCTCGTGATCACCCCAAGCTATCTGCGACTTCTGCTAGTCGAGTTCCCCGAGCGGTTTGCCGCCCTGACCGGGCTAAGCATCTGCGTGGTCAGCGGGGAGCGGCTGACCGCCGACGTGTGCATCCGCTTCTACCGGCTCCAGCCGGGCGCGGTGCTGCTCAACCTGTATGGGACCTCCGAAGTTGCCGGCGACGTGACTTGGTATGACACCCGCGCCCTCGCACCGCTTGCCGATCCCGTCCCAATCGGGAGGCCGTTACCCGGCTGCACGGTGAGCATTGAAGACGAGCAGGGCCAGCCCGTTCCGGGCGGGAGTGAAGGTGAGCTAGTCGTCAGCGGCGTCCAGGTGGCACTCGGCTACACAGGTGCCCCGTCGCCGGGCCGGGCGAGCTTCGCTGAGCGCGCCGGTGTGCGTCGGTTCCGAACAGGCGATCTCGGGCGACAGCGTCCCGACGGGGCCATCGAGTACGTAGGGCGGATCGACCGAGTCGTCAAGGTGCGTGGCATCGCGGTCGACCCCGACGGTGTCGAGGCGATGCTGCAGGAGCTGCCCGGCGTAACCGGAGCGGCGGTCATCCCCTGCCATGGATCCGACGGCTCTTGGCTGCACGCCTGGATCGAGCCGGAGGCGGACGTCGACGCGATCCGAGCTGGCCTGCTTCGCGATGCCCCAGCACACATGGTCCCAGCTGTGATCTCAGCGGTGCCGGTTCTGCCGCGGACTCCCTCGGGCAAGCTCGACTACGTAAGGCTGGGCGGTCCGGCGCACCAGGCGCCGGCGGCACCGGCCGCCAAGCTGGGGCCTCTTGAGGAAGCGGCCCGGGACGTGATCTGTGAGGTGCTGGGAGTCGCGACCGTAGGGATAACCGACAACTTCTTCAGCTCCGGCGGCGACTCGTTGCGGGCCAACAGGGTGCTCGCCCGCATAAGCGACCGCTTCAAGCTCGGCGATCTTGACTTTGCGAGCTTCTATCGAGAGCCCACGGTCACGGGCCTGGCAACACTTGTCGCTGCCGAACTCATGCGGGGGACCGATCCCGAAGTGTCGGCAGTAGTGCGCGCTCGGTTGCGGGCGAGAGGGTCTCCGTGATGAGACCCGATGCGGCGGGCGCCGCGGCCTCCGACGACATGACCGTCGATGCGGCCGCCCTGCTCGAGCTAGAGCCTGACGAGCAGCGTTATCTCCTCGACATGCTGCAACGCGCCTACCAACCCACACACGGGGTACCTTCCGGGGCCGTCCCGCCCGGAGTTCTGTCAGATGAGCAACGCCAAATCTGGCTCGTCGAGCGGACCGTCGACGCTGGCAGCGCCTACAACATCAGCGTCGCAGTTCGCCTTAAAGGCAGCTTTGACGAGGACCGGCTTGCTCGCGCCGTGGCCAGCACAATCGACCACCACCCGGCGTTGACTACGGTATTTGCGGCGGCCACCGACGGGGAGCCGGTCGCCCGAGCGGGCACACGCGCCGAGCGCACCATCGTGGCTGTTGAGATCTCGGCATCGGACGAACAAGCGGCCCTGGGCGAGGCCACCGCGTTCGTCGCCCAGTCATTCGACCTAGCGGTCGGTCCCCTGATACGCGCCCGCGTCTGGCGCATATCGACCGACCACGGGCTGCTCGTCATCGCCGCCCACCACATTGTCTGCGACGGGGCCTCCTTTGAGGTGCTCCTGCACGATGTAGCGCGGCGCTACGAGGAACGGACCGAGTCCGCCTATCTCGACGGCAACTCCGGTCCGCGATCGGCCGACACCGCCGCCGTCGAGCGCATAGCGGCCGAACACGCGACCATCCCTCCGTTTCTTGACCTCCCGGGCGATGCCCAGCCCGGCGCCGATCGCACCTTCGAGGGCGGCGCTGTCCACCGCCGGTTCCCCGGCGACCTCGAACGCCGCCTCAGGCAGGTGGCAGAGGAGCTCGCCGTCACCCTGAGTTCCCTGGCCCTTGCCGGATTCGCGGCTCTCTTGTATCGGTACACCGGCCGGGAGCAGTTCGCCGTCGGTGTGCCGTTTTCAACTCGCCGAACTGCGGCCGACGCAGGGCGAGTTGGCCTTTACGTGAACTCGCTTCCAGTGCCGTTCGACTGCACTGTGGATATGTCATTCGCCGTGCTCGCGCGAACGGCCCACCGCAAGCTCGCAGAGCGCATCGCGCTAGCTCCTACCGTCCCTTTCGCAGCCCTGGTCGAGCGAGTTAACCCTCCCCGCCACCCCACCAGGAACCCGCTATTCCAGGTCGAGTTTGCCTTTCAGTCGCGGCTGGGGCTGCCGACCACCATGGGCGGTGCTTCCCTCGACCCGGTGCCGATTCCGAGCGGGGCATCGAAGTTCGACCTGTCGCTCGACGTGATTGAGACCTCCGACGGGCTCACGGCCTCCTTCGAATTCGCCACAAGCCTGTTCTCCGAGGACCGCATCGACCGGATGGTTGATCATTACCTGGGCCTGCTTCACCACTTCGCCGACGCGCCGGGCCAGACGCTGGGCACACCCCCCCTGCTCTCCGCTTCGGAGGCTGAATGGGCTGAGAAGGCAGGAGGGCTCACCGCGGCTGCCGCATACGATCGCCACGAGCCCCTCCTGGCGCGGCTTCGGCGCCATGTCCGAAGGACGCCGGACAGCGTCGCTGTGCTCGACGACCGCGAGTCAATAACCTTCGGCGATCTCATATGCCGCGCCGAGGCGGCGGCCAGCGCCCTCGCCCGGGCAGGCGTCAGACAAGGGCAACGAGTGGCGCTCTTCCTCCCCCGCTCGGCACAGGCCGTCGTCTTCGTGCTCGGAGCCTGGCTGCGCGGTGCTGCCTTCGTGCCCATTGACGCCGACACTCCGCCGCGTCGGGTCGAACATATCCTCGACCTCGCGCGGCCTGCGGCGATTGTGGTCGACGACGATACGGCGACCAGGATCGCGGCGCGCTCGGAGCCGCTCGTTCCGGTCAGCGGCTTGATGCTCGACTCGTACGGCAGCCCACCCTTTGGCAGCGTCGAATCCGGTGATGCTGCCTACTTGATATTCACTTCCGGCACGACCGGCGCGCCGAAAGGGGTCGAGGTGACTCACCGCGCCCTTGAGACCATGACTACCGCCTGGGCCTCAGAGTACGGGCTCGAAGCTCAACCAGCTCGTTACCTTCAGCTCGCCCGCATATCCTTCGACATCTTCGTTGGAGACCTTTGCAGGTCGTTCCTGTGCGGTGGGACGCTGGTGGTCTGCCCCGACGAGACCATCACCGACCCCGAACGGCTCCTCGCGCTGATCGAGTCAGCCCGAGTGGATACCGTTGAGTTCGTCCCCGCCCTACTCCGGTTCGTCCTGGACTACCTGGCTGCCAAGGGGCGGCGGCTACCTGCCCTGCAGCGCCTCGTGGTCGGCTCCGATATGTGGTCCGTGGACGACGCCCGGAGGATGCTGGAGGCTGTGCCGCCCGGCACACGCTGCTTTTGCTCGTACGGGACCACAGAGGCTGCTATCGATAGCACCTACTCCGAACTCGACGGCGACGCCCTTCCCCGCCACGGCCCAGTGCCGATTGGGCGCCCCTTCCCAGGTGTCGGCATCCGCGTCCTAGACGTTGCCGGGCACGACTGCCCGATCGGCATACCCGGCGAGTTGGTCATCGCAGGGCCAACGGTCAGCGACGGCTACCTTTTTGGGGCCGGGGCCAGGGATCGCCGATTCCACACGAGCGAGGTCGTGCCCGGGTTCTCTGAGGTGCGGACCGGGGACCGCGCCTACTGGCTCAAGAGCGGCGAGCTCGTCTGCCTTGGTCGTGATGACGACCTCATAAAGATTCAAGGCGCCCGCGTCGATCCGGTTGAGGTAGAGCGGGTCCTCCGGGCGGTGCGCTCAGTCGCCGATGCCGCGGCCGTTGCAATCGGGCTACCCGGAGACCAGGAGCTTGTCGCGGTGCTCGTGGCGGCGGACGGCGCCATGGACCCTGTCGCCGAGACCAAACGGGAGCTGTCCGAGACACTACCGAGGAGTGCTGTCCCCACCCGCTGGTTAGTGACCGAGAGGCTTCCCACAACCCCTAACGGGAAACTCGACCGGCCCGCCGTCCGTGCGCTCGCCGAGGCCGGGAACGAACCCGTCGGCACCGTAGCACCACGCACCGCACTAGAGCGCTCACTCCACGAGATTTGGAGCAGCGTGCTCCCAGGACGCTACTTCGGAGTGACCGAGAATTTCTTCGTCATCGGCGGGCGGTCGCTGCTGGCCGCACGGTGCGCGTGGCGTATCCGCGATACGCTGGGCCTTGACGCCTCGACGGCGGACATCTTCCACGCCCAAACGATCGAAGCCCTTGCCGAACGCCTCGTGCGGCCCGGCCGCGCCAAGGAGGTCGCGCTAGCTCGCCCGGTTCTGTCGCTCCCGGTCGAGATCGGCTTCTCGGGCTCGACGGTGCCCGTGAGGGAGCGGCGACGGGTGCTACTGACCGGCGCCACCGGCCTCGTTGGCTCGGCGATCGCCCGATCCCTGGGCGACGCCGGCATCGCGGTGACACACCTCGTTCGTGCCGACACGACGGAGGAAGCCGCCCGTCAACTCCGGGCCAGCGAGGCGGGCCGGCCGGGTCGGCTCGACATCGTGATCGGAGATCTGAGCCGACCACTTCTCGGCCTTGACTCGAACCGCTTCGGCGTACTCGCGGCGTCAGTCGACGGCGTGGTGAACGCCGCGGCGTGGGTCAGCTTCGTGCTCCCCTACGAGGAGCTGGCCCCGACTAACGTCGGGGGCGTAGTTGAGCTTCTCCGGCTCTGTGGCTCGGACCAGGGGCGGATCCTGCCTTTGGTCCAAGTGTCGACGGCGTCCGCGGCCCGAGCGGGCGACGCTGCACCGGCGGGGGGCTACAACGCCACGAAGTGGGACGCCGACTTCCTCATCAAGCAAGCCGCAGCCTTGGGCCTGCCGGCCACGATCATCCAGCCGGGCTTCGTGGTAGACCCCGGCCGGCCGCGCACCACGGATCTGCTCTGGGCCTTCCTCGCAACTTGCTGCCAGACTGGTATGGCCCCGCGGATGAACGGGCGTCTCAACCTCGTGCCAGCCGGGCGTCTCGGCGATATGGCAGCGGCCGCAATTGGCGGAACTCTAGGTTCCGGCGTTTGGGTGGCGGCACACCCGCACCCCGCACGGTGGAGCGACGTCTACCGCGCGCTCGCACGCGCCGGCTGGCCGCTCACCATCGTGGAGCCGGACACCTGGCGAGGCTCCGTGGAGGAGCCG
Coding sequences within:
- a CDS encoding NAD-dependent epimerase/dehydratase family protein produces the protein MAKPVLVTGGAGFIGLHLVDRLVAEGAEVVVVDDFRRGRQDRLFEAVAAPCRVVEADLADRHSLAPLGEFGDVYHLAASVGAALVTWNPAEVLRNNVLSTVHVLDHAAAGGADRVWLASTSEVYAASVERGLASVPTAETVPVLFEARYQPRSAYAVSKHVGEQLAHAFRHQHGLQVVACRFHNVYGPRMGHDHVIPQLVARILDRVDPFPVYGDQRRSYCYVDDALNMLLQLRDVPNPPVVVNIGNGDEEISAADLARRLFVVAGWSASVEVHPAPPGSPDRRCPDIGLAAELTGLRPAWPLDKGLEETFAWYRHEAGAPA
- a CDS encoding glycosyltransferase family 4 protein, with protein sequence MKVLIGTAGYGTIRSGADRMVGDLARFLAARGNRVLVACRNGTVLHLDLEATAVEWVEGTAVDCAEAGLAWQPDVWHLLDLAHARFLDAMLEVGRSLVVPVVVTPASDPAVWDDENAACRVLGRADRVLALTRAEAAAVSQLCQPASEPQIISQAVALTGTGDAAAFRRRHGLSGPIVLFVGRKIESKGYQVMLAAASRLAETRPDVTVCLLGSRAGEGRGARSGNVLDLDDVTESEKNDAFAAAALFCLPSVADVYPLTVVEARLSGVPIVVGPFPGAEEVVRHQVDGLIVPANHEAVAAAVDSLLADPAAARAMAAAGLARAREEHAPERVGREVLAAYQELGGRARESAEP
- a CDS encoding sugar phosphate nucleotidyltransferase — encoded protein: MRAIMLAGGRATRLESLSPTVPKALTPIIGHLLLDILLSQLCEAGYDHVTLCVGHLEEVVRAHVGDGSRAGVAVDYVNDHGRLGTAGPLQLVDAWEEPALVLNADLLTDLAFGEMAARHAASGAAITLAVREYVTHLDVGVVQCDGDGGVVAIVEKPELRQLLTLGIYMIDPEVRSHLRPAQRTDMPELVNRVIESGGHVRTFVHSGRWHDIGTPAGLGAAEDTLGACPAAFGVTERTGP
- a CDS encoding 4'-phosphopantetheinyl transferase superfamily protein, which produces MRALEAAGSSVRVWYLPGAAQPASLQKGADLRHAAIAAVLASALDPNSDDTVIDHRCASCGGSDHGQPTLRGRGELAVSIARGGGDLVVALAESPVGIDMEPPNSADAVLEVAPRIMTDVEWRSLEVLPAADRARRALVLWTAKEAALKAAGTGLPGGLANVECEVVEGRLVAVRLLGPLRHLQREQWRARTTTGCRGVVTTVVLGQGPPRRGDWR
- a CDS encoding alcohol dehydrogenase catalytic domain-containing protein gives rise to the protein MRAVRLMAPGHVVVDRDAPEPELRDAGDCIIEVDVAGICGTDLHPYRGHIANFTPRTIMGHEFVGRIVAAGSGVERRRLGELVVVSDLVACGACAYCAADQHYQCREVQLFGYGDVVGAYLPGGQAERVRVPRADLATFPVPEGLSPRSAVFAADVLTTAFAAVEFAAGERSGSLAVVGCGPVGLAVVLCGLWKGFERIVAIDTDASRRVAASRLGATGVAADADEAAELLPTRGAHAVVEAVGASQALATAVEIAGPRAWISSVGAPHGTGASLPAETAFGRELTLRFIVGNPLALAPRVLSLMASGELDPAPIVSHVLALDDAPAGYAAFDRRGAVKVLLEP